From the Candidatus Nanopelagicus hibericus genome, the window GAATTGGAATGATGGTCAAAATTAATACCACCATGATGATAATTAAGAAGTACTCGGTAACTGATTTTCGCTCATCAACATAATTTCTAACAAATCTTCTTGCCTCACCGCGATCTCTAATTGGCAGTGCACTTTCTTCTCCGCGCATATATGCCGCTCTTGCTTCTAGGCGACGTTGGCGGGTTTGCTCTTTTAAAACTTTTTTTGTTGCTTTACTGGCATTTGGTGAAAGTGGGGAAAGCTTTAATTTAGCTTCGCTCTCTTTACGCTTTGGTGTTGGCTTGCCTTTTTTTTCGCTCATGAGATTAAGGTAGGGCTAACATTTGGTCTAATGCAACTTTTGCATACTTTGCAATATCAGGCTTAACCTTTATCTGATTTACCAACTGCCCACCCACCAGTGATTCCATCGCCCAAACTAGATGCGGCAGATCGATTCGATTCATGGTGGAGCAGTAGCACAGGGTCTTATCTAAGAAGACCACCTCTTTATCGGGGTTCTCATTAGCCAACCTTTGCACCAGATTTAGCTCTGTTCCCACCGCCCACTTGGAGCCAGCAGCAGACTCTTTGACGGTTTTAATAATCATCTCAGTACTTCCCACCACATCAGCATTTGAAACCACATCATGCTGGCACTCAGGATGGACTAGGACCTTAACGCCGGGGATTTTTTGGCGAACATCCGCAATATTTTGCAAAGAGAAGCGACCATGGACTGAACAATGTCCTCGCCATAAGATTACTTTGGAATTTTTAATTTGATCATCGGTTAATCCACCATTTGGTTTCCATGGATTGTATAAAACACAATCTGACAGTTTTAGTCCAAGTGATAGGACCGCAGTGTTTCTTCCTAGATGTTGGTCAGGAAGAAACAGTACTTTTTCACCCTTTTCAAACGCCCATTTCATCGCCCTGGCGGCATTAGATGAGGTGCAAACCGCGCCATTATTTTTGCCAGTAAAAGCTTTGATTGCTGCGGAGGAGTTCATGTAGGTAATTGGAATTGTTTTTCCAGCGACGCCAATTTTATTTAACACCTGCCAACAATCCGCTACTTGGGAGGCGGTTGCCATATCTGCCATCGAACAACCCGCTGCCAAATCTGGCAGAATAACTTTTTGATTATCAGCGGTTAATATGTCCGCACTCTCAGCCATAAAGTGCACACCACAGAAAAATATAAACTCCGCTTGCTTGTTCTCTGCAGCCGCCTGAGCCAATTTAAATGAATCACCACGAATATCGGCAAAAGCGATTACCTCATCGCGTTGATAATGATGTCCTAACACCATCGCCTTGCTACCCAAGGCCTTCTTTGCAGCCATCGCCCGATCAACTAATGATTTGTCACTGGCAGCAGGAAGTTGCCCCTCACAGGAGACGCCCCGCTCACTATTTGGATCCGCGGCGGCTCCCAGCACCATTAATTCGGTTATTCCCATATTGATAAGTGTAAACGCTCACAGGTTTTGGAGGCGAAATTTTCTGCTAGAGCGAGTAATCTATGAGCCTAAAGAAGTATTGGAGATAGGTGAGTATGAGCACAGAGACAACAACTCCGGCAATAATTTCTACCGGCATTGGATTAACCGATGTTGCTGCCGAGAAGGTTTCATCTTTACTAAAGCAAGAGGGCAGAGATGATCTAAGTCTTAGAGTTGCAGTACAACCGGGTGGTTGTTCTGGACTTCGCTACCAACTCTACTTCGATGATCGCAGCTTGGATGGGGACACTGTTGTTGAGTTTGGTGCTGCCAAGGTGAAGGTTGTTACTGACAAGATGAGTACACCTTATTTAATGGGTGCCAAAATTGATTTTGTGGACACTATCGAAAAGCAGGGCTTTACTATCGATAATCCAAACGCTCAGGGTTCATGTGCCTGTGGCGATTCATTTAACTAAAGTTTAAATCTCTGATGAAGGTGGCGGTCGCCGGCTCAGTCGGTGGCGACCACATAATGAGTTTCGGTGGCAAGTTCACCGACTCACTAGTTGCTGGCTCGCTTTCAAAAGTTTCACTCTCATTTTTAGTAGACACCTTGCAGATCAGACGTGGTGGTTGTGGCGCCAATATTTCATTTGGAATGGGGGCGCTAGGGCTTAATCCAATATTAATTGCTGCAGTTGGAAAAGATTGGGTTGATTATCAAGCTTGGCTAAACCGACATGGCGTTGATACCTCACATGTTCTAGTCTCAAAAACCCTGCATACTGCAACATTTATGGTGACAACCGATACTGAGTTAAATCAGATTGCATCTTTCTTCCCAGGGGCAATGAGTGAGGCGAGAAATATTGAGTTAGCACCAATTATCGCTAAAACTGGAAAGTTTGATCTGCTAGTTATTTCACCAGATGATCCACAAGCAATGATGGCTTACTCCCAGATGGCTAGGGATCTGAAAATTCCAGTGGCGGCAGATCCATCACAGCAGTTAGCCCGGATGGATGGCAAAGAGATTGCCCAGTTAATCGATGGCGCAAAGTATCTATTCTTAAATGAGTACGAATTAGCACTTGCGATTCAAAAGACTGGCTGGACTGACCGACAATTATTTGATCGCGTGCAGGTGAGAGTAGTAACGCTGGGATCAAAGGGTGCGCAAATTGAAGAACATGGCAAAGAGACAATTTATGTCGGGGTACCAAAAGAGAAGGCGAAGTTAGATCCCACTGGCGTCGGTGATAATTTTCGTTCCGGTTTTATTGCTGGCCTTGCTTGGGGTTTATCTCATGAGAGGTGTGGTCAATTAGGTTCCATGCTTGCTACTTACTGTATTGAAACTACAGGAACGCAGGAGTATCACTTCACCAAGGATGAATTTTTAAGCAGATTTGAGGTTGCTTACGGCAAATCAGGTGCAGATGAGGTTAAGCCTCATCTCAATGTCAGATTAGTTGGCTAATTTCATCGAAGCTTTGCAACAGTAATTTTTAATGCCTGACAAAATTCCTTCACCATTTTCTCACTGATATCTTTATGAATAGTCAATCGTAAGTTACCGGCGATTGGCCGGCCCATGGCGGCGAGTACATGACTAGGTTGCATATCTGCAGACTTACAAGCTGAGCCCGAGTCAACTGCAAAACCTAACTCCTCCAAGGCGAGCAATGCTCGGTCTGCCTCGATACCTTTAATACTAAATGAAACAAACTTGGGCAGGCTTTCTGCAGATGATGCAATATCAACATCAGCAATCTCACTTTTGATAAATGCAATGATCTGTTGCTTCAATTGTGATCGGATATCAATTTCTTTTAAGTAATTTTCTAGAGCAACGGCGCTAGCTAGGGCCAGTGGAATTGAGAATGTGCCTGGAGTGCGGGTTAAATCATTGTGGGGAAGGGGATTGCGCCATTTTTCAGCGGACTTAATCACTAACACTCCTAAGCCTGCTGGCCCTTGCCAACTGGCACTATCAAAGAGTGCTGTTTGATATTCAAATTCTGGCAGGTGATCAACGCCGCTTGCGGTGCAATCCGCGAAGATCAGTGCTTGCTTTTTAATTACTTTTTGAAGGTTACCACTCTCACCATTAGCAACCTGCCAGCAGATCACATCTTGTGGGCCACAGGTGAAATCTGCAATCTCACCATTACCATCGACTGGTAAGCAGGTGGTTGATCTGCCTAAGTTTTGTTCAGTAGTTGCAACGGCAAAAATTTTTTGACGGTCTATTTTTGAATAATACAATTTGCTCTCAGCTTTTAATAGGCCAGTAATTCCTAATTGAAAACCAAGATCAACCTCTCCTAGAAACTCAATCTCATCTGGGCGGGCATTTAACGCGGTTGCAAAAGTTTGCCTTACCTGTTGCAGCAAAATGGCGGCTTGACGTGAGGTGTTGTTTAATTTGTTTGGATCTGCCCACCCGTTAGTAAAAAACTCAGATAATAGGGATAATGCAGCAGGGTGTAGCACTCTTTCCTGCTGAAAATCGGCTGTGATGCGAACCACCAATTACCCCTAACCTTCTGCGTACGACATAGCAATGGCAGAAGGTTATCCTTATCCCCATGAGCCCGCTTGCTGGTAAATCTTCACTTCTACCACTGGCATTACTCCCATTATTAACAGCCTGTTCTAAAGCAGATGTTTCCGGTCTTGGTTTTGAAGAGGGAATTTCAAGTGTAAATGACGCCTCATTGTCACTTTGGCAAGGAGCTTGGATTGCAGCCGCAGTGGTGGGTGTATTTACATTGATCTTGATTTTATGGCCAGTATTTTTCCATCGCAAGAAAGATGAGAGTTTTCCTAAGCAAACTCAATACAACATTCCAGTAGAGGTTGCATACACGGTAATTCCATTTATCATCGTGGCGGTACTTTTTTACTTTACCGTACAACGCGAATCCAAGATTGTGAAAATTACTCCAGACGCGCAAGTCTCACACTTTATTGATGTGCTTGGATTTCAATGGTCATGGCAGTTTAAGTATCGCGACGCAGGTGAATACAAGAGTGCAACAGTTACTGGGACTCCCGCTCAGCCTCCTACCTTGTATTTGCCTCAAGGAGAAAAGGTCCGCTTTACTTTGGATGCCAATGATGTGGTTCACGGGTTTTGGATCCCTGCTTTCATGATTCAGATGCAGAATCTGCCCGGTGTGACCAACAAACTAGAGTTCACGGCAAATAAGCTGGGAACCTACCCAGGTCGATGCAATATATTATGCGGAAGAAATCACTCACAGATGTTATTTTCTGTGAAGGTGGTAACGCCAGCAGAGTATGAGCAGTATCTACAAGGTTTAGTAGCCGAAGAGAAAGCAGCAGTTGCATGACAACCTACGCGCAACGACCCGTAATTTCTGCCTCGCCATCCGCGCCACTGCCAACTTCAAAGGGACGCTTGCTAGTCAAGTGGCTTACCTCAACTGACCACAAAACAATTGGGTACCTCTATTTAATTACCTCATTCACTTGGTTCTTGATCGCTGGTTTAATGGCATTACTACTACGTGGTGAGTTAGCTCGACCAGGAATGCAATTTTTGAGTAATGAGCAGTACAACCAGATATTTACTATGCACGGCACCATCATGCTCTTAATGTTTGCCACACCATTATTTGTTGGTTTTGCTAATGTAATTATGCCGCTGCAAATTGGCGCCGCCGATGTGGCATTCCCAAGATTAAATATGCTTTCATACTGGTTGTATTTATTTGGTGGCACTATTGCGTTCATCGGTTTTATCACCCCAGGCGGCGCAGCATCCTTTGGTTGGACTGCATACGCTCCATTATCCAGCGTGGAGTACTCACCCGGTATTGGCGCAGACCTTTGGTTAATTGGGCTTGCGATTGGTGGTTTGGGAACAATTCTTGGTGGCGTTAATTTTGTAACCACAATTTTAACTATGCGCGCACCTGGAATGACGATGTTTAGAATGTCTATTTTTTCTTGGAACGTACTTTTAACTTCAATTTTGGTTTTGATCGCATTCCCACCACTTGCAGCAGCTTTCTTAGCACTTGAATCTGATCGCTTATTTGGCTCACATATCTTTGATCCCGCAAACGGCGGAGCGATGTTGTGGCAGCATTTATTCTGGTTCTTTGGTCACCCTGAGGTTTATATATTAGCGTTGCCATTTTTTGGTATTGCTACTGAAATTTTGCCAGTCTTTAGTCGTAAACCTATTTTTGGTTATAAAGGATTAATTGCCGCAACCATTGCAATTGCAGCTTTGTCTGTGGCGGTTTGGGCTCACCATATGTATGCAAGTGGGCAGGTGCTCTTGCCATTCTTCTCATTTATGACATTTTTGATTGGTGTGCCAACTGGGGTTAAATTCTTTAATTGGATCGGCACCATGTGGCGAGGATCGGTCACTTTTGAGACACCGATGCTTTTTGTTCTTGGCTTTTTGATTACCTTCTTATTTGGTGGGATTACTGGAATCATCTTGGCCAGTCCACCACTTGATTTTGCAGTTTCAGCCTCCTACTTCGTAGTTGCTCACTTTCACTATGTCTTATTTGGCACTGTGGTATTTGCTATGTTCGCTGGCTTCTATTTCTGGTGGCCAAAGATGACTGGTCGAATGTTGGATGAAACCTTAGGAAAGATTCACTTCTGGACATTGTTCTTTGGATTCCACATTACATTTTTGATTCAGCACTGGTTAGGGATAAAAGGCTTTCCACGTAGATACGCCGATTATTTAGCCTCAGACGGATTTACCTTCATGAATATGGTCTCAACTGTTGGCTCAGGCTTGCTCGCACTTTCCATGATTCCATTTTTCTTAAATTTGTGGCAATCCCGAACTAGCCCAAAGGTGACAAGTGATGATCCTTGGGGACACGGCTCATCTTTAGAGTGGGCAACCTCTTGCCCACCGCCTCGACATAATTTTACTTCGATGCCAAGGATTCGTAGTGAGCGTCCAGCTTTTGATCTGCATTACCCACACATGGCGGAAAAAGCGACCCACTAATGAAAACTAGTTGGATCCTATTTGTTGGTCTTTCATTATTTTATGTAATCCTGGCGGTAATTTATTGGCAGGTTGGCGGGGAGCCAGTAGGAATTACTGCTATTTCTTTAAGTGCAGGACTTGCATTAATCGTTGGATTTTATCTTTGGTTTACCAGCCGTAGATTGGGAAATTTACTACCAGAAGACAATCAACAAGGTGAAATAGCAGATTCAGCTGGTGAGATTGGATTTTTCTCACCCCACTCATGGTGGCCGCTACCAGTTGCATTGTCAGCATGCGCGATGGGTGTTGGATTAGTTATTGGCTGGTGGTTAGTCCTTATTGCACTGGGTAGTTTATTAATTTCGATTTTAGGTTTTGTTTTGGAGTATGAACGTCCTTCTAGCTCTGTTCATTAATTATGAAAGAAAGAGCGCAGATAGTAGATACTGGCGTCCCGCTTTTCTTTAAAGCACAAATTGAAATCAACGCACCAGCCAAAAAAATCTTTGATTTTATTTCAATTCCGGCAAATCATCCACTTATGGATGGCTCAGGAATGGTTAAAGGAACTTTAATGGGGCCTGCTCAGCTTTATCTTGGCGCTAAATTTGGCATGAAGATGAAGCTTGGAGTGCCCTATTTTATTAAAAACCAAGTAATTGAATTTCAAGAAGGCAAAGTGATTGCATGGCGACATCTGTTGCATAATGTTTGGCGTTATGAGTTAACTGAGATTGATGCCAATACAACCGTTGTCTGTGAGAGTTGGGATGGCCGCCAAGCACGGTCTAAGTGGTGGGTCTCTGACTCCGGAGATTGGGTACCAAAAGCAATGGCGAAGACATTGGTGAAGTTAAAAGGATTAATGCAGGGATGAGTAAACCCATTACCACAGATCCTCAAATCGACAGGTTAGCGATAGCTGCAGTTGAAACTGCTCGGACATTAATAGCTGAGTCTGCTCCAAATTTAAAGCGTTATGACAGAGCAAACAGAAAGAGATTCACCCGATTATTTAAGGATCCAAAAGCTATTTCCGTGACGGTCTCATTAACTGATGAAGTCATGCGAATTTCTTCAGCCAAAGATTCAGTGCGGATTTTAAGAAATGCTGCAAAGGATGCTTCAATCGCCGGATTTGGATTACTTAACACCTTTGGCTTAAAACTAATTGCATTGGTTTCTAGGGTGCTGCCAAGGCCAGTGCTTTTTGCGGTACACACCCAGGTAAAACTTTTATCAAAGGGAATTATTCTGCCAGCAGAGAGCAAACAGCTAGCACGGCAAATTAAAAAACGGGGTAAAAAAGGCATCAGATTAAATATAAATGTATTGGGTGAGGCGGTATTGGGTGAGGCTGAGGCTAATGAAAGATTTGAGCGAGTGGTACAGATGATGCAGCGAAGTGAGGTTGATTATGTATCAGTCAAACTCTCATCCGTAGCTAGTCAGATAATTGCATTAGATCGCGAAGGAACTTTAGAGCGAGTTTGTGAAAAATTGCGCCTGATATATCGAACCTCAATATCCTCTAAAACTTTTGTCAATTTAGATATGGAGGAGTTTAGAGATCTACGTTTGACTGTAGATGCTTTCAAGTTGGTGTTAAGTGAGGGTGAGTTCAAGGATTTATATGCTGGCTTAGTTTTACAGGCCTATTTACCAGAATCTCATGAGGTTTTTGCAGAGCTGGTCGAGTGGGCATTACAGCGCAATACACAATCAGGTGGTGTAATAAAAATTAGATTAGTAAAGGGCGCTAATTTAGCGATGGAGAAAGCTGAAGCTGAGTTACATGGCTGGGTGGCAGCGCCATATAAATCAAAGGCAGATGTTGATGCCTCTTACTCAAGATTGCTTGATACTGCACTGCGACCAGAGCATGCCAAAGCGGTAAGAATTGGGGTTGCCAGTCATAATCTTTTTCATATTGCATTTGCGCTAGAGATTGCAAAGGCTCGAAATGTAATGGAGCAGTTAGATCTCGAGATGCTTGAGGGAATGGCAAATCCAGAGGCACTGGCAATCGCTAAGCGTTCAATGCGCATTTTGCTCTATGCACCAGTCACTAGAGGAGATGATTTTGCCTCCGCTGTTGCTTATTTGGTTCGTCGTTTAGATGAAAATACCGCGATTGAAAATTATCTCCGCTCCTCATTTGAAATTGGAAGCGATCCAGAGATATTCACCGAGCAATCGAAACGATTTTTAACCAGTGCAACTGAACGCCATCAGATCTCAACCCAAAGTATTCGCCATCAAAGTAATGATTTTGTGATTACAGATCAGTTTGAGAATGCGCCAAACGCTGATATTACCAATCTAGATTTTCTCTCCAAATTAGATAAAGAGATTGGTTCAGTTTTAAAGCGATCAATTGAAAATATTCCGATTGTGATTGATGGCAAAGAGATTTTTGATCGAAACCTGATTGAGGGTAATGATCCCGGCGATAATGGCAAGGTTTGGTACAAGTATTGCGTAGCAAAATCGACTGATATTGATGCAGCGATTAAGGTTGCAAATAAATCTTTTAAAGATTGGAATGAATTAGGTGCGCTGAAGCGAGCTGAGGTTTTAAAGAAATTCTCCAAGATTGCTTATGCTGAACAGGAAAAAACTATTGCGATCATGACCCGCGATGCAGGCAAAACAGTTTCAGAGGCGGATCCTGAGGTGTCTGAAGCTATTGATTTTGCCAACTACTACGCTTTATCAGCCATCTCATTAGATTTAGAACGCGAATCTTCACCAGTTGGGGTGGTAGTAGTTGTGCCGCCTTGGAATTTTCCTTATGCAATTCCTACCGGTGGGATCTGTGCGGCGCTGGCTGCTGGCAATTCAGTGATTTTCAAGTCAGCCCCTGAAACAGTTGCCACCTCTTGGCACTTAGTAAATCAATTATGGAAAGCAGGAGTGCCAAAAAATGTGCTGCAATTTGTTTCAACTGAAGATAACGAGGTTGGTCAGTCTTTGATCACCAATGATGGGGTTAGCGCAGTCATCTTAACTGGCGGATATAGCACCGCTTTATTATTTTCTTCTTGGAGAAATGAATTAAATCTACTAGCAGAGACAAGTGGTAAAAATTCAATGGTTCTAACTGCCTGTTGTGACATAGATGTTGCGGTGAAGGATCTTGTGCAGTCTGCTTTTGGACATGCAGGCCAGAAATGTTCTGCAGCATCCTTGGCAATAGTTGATAAAAGTATCTATCAAAACCCAAATTTTATTAAGCAGTTAATTGATGCGGTGAGATCATTAAAAGTTGGGGCGGGATATAGCTACTCAACTACGGTTGGTCCCATAATAAAAAATGCCGAAGCCGGATTGCAGCGAGCACTAACTCAATTAGATGAAGGGGAGCAGTGGCTGCTAAAACCAGAACAATTAGATGAGGCGGGTCTGCTTTGGTCACCGGGTGTGAAAACTAACATCAAAGCTGGCTCTTGGTCCCACCTTAATGAGTGGTTTGGACCTGTGCTTGGAATTATGGTTTCACCAGATTTACAAACTTCAGTAATTTGGCACAATGCCACAGATTATGGATTGACTGCTGGAATTCAATCTTTAGATGCCGCTGAGTGTGAGTACTGGATAGAAAATGTTGAGGCTGGGAATCTTTATGTTAATCGGGGCGTAACCGGGGCGGTTGTAAATCGACAACCATTTGGTGGTTGGAAGAAAAGTTCAGTCGGGGCAACTGCTAAAGCTGGGGGTGCAAATTATGTTGCCACATTGCGCAATTGGAACCAGATGAAACACTTTTTACCAATGAAAGAGGCGGCAAATAAATGGCTTAAATCAGTGGGGGGATTGGCAATTGATCACACCAGCCTTAACGTCGAACAAAATCTTCAAAGATATCGCCAGTATAAACAAGGCTTCTTGATCAGAATAGAAAGCGGGACCAGTAAAGATGAGTTGGATTTTCTTAGTTGGCTTAAGAATGATTTGGGAGTAATTACAAGATTAAGTAGTGATTCTTTGATTCCTCGATTGCCTAATCTGGTGGTAGAAAGCGTTGAAGAGTTTGCTCAGCATGCTAAGGAGTTTGATCGAGTCAGGTGGTTATCAGCAGAGATCCCTCCGGTGTATGAACTTATGAAAAATGGCATCTCATGTGATCGCCGCCCAATCACTTTGCGAGGTGATATTGAGATAGTTCGTTGGTTCCTTGAACAGAGTGTTTCAATTACACAACATAGGTATGGCAATACCAATGCTGGACCGAAGCCCTCTTGCTCAGCACTTAAGTTTTAATACTTAGTGATGCCCACTCTCAAGCTCTTTGAGCTCAGTGGCGGTTGGCTTTGCAATATTTTCTGCGTTGGCTTTGCTTAATCTGGCTTGGATCTTTGCCCTAATACCTTTGGGATTTAATACCCCTTGCCTATCCTCAGTTACCAAGGCAATCGCTTGTGGTTGGACATGTTGTGTAAGGGAGTATTTCTTGCCAGCAGATAACTCCTCATGAACCTCAATAAACTCACCATGAGGCAACATAACTAAACGGCCAGTCTCCTTGCCGTGAAGTACCAACTCACGATCACGACGTTGTAGTGATAGGCAGATGCGTTTTGTAATCACAAATGCAAGTGGTGGCAGAACAATTACGCCAATTCGTGAAAACCACATGATCTGATTAATAGTCAGATCAAATTGGGTAGCGATTATGTCATTTCCACCATTAATTAAGGTGACTAACATAAATGTCAATGACATTACCCCAAGCGCGGTTCGGTTTGGGACATTTCTTGGGCGATCTAGCAAATGATGCTCACCCTTATCACCAGTCATCCAACTTTCAATAAATGGATAGAGCGCCATTCCAGTAAAGATAATTCCGGGAATAATTAAACCTGGAATCAAAATATTCCAAGAAATAGTGTGCCCAAATATGTAAGTTTCTATTGGAGGAGCCATTCGAACTAGGCCGTCTAACCAACCCATATACCAATCTGGTTGCGAACCCGCAGAGATCTGCGCTGGGGTGTAAGGGCCAAATAACCAAACCGGGTTAATTGATGCCACTGCTCCCAAGAAGGCAGTAATTCCGAAAACGATAAAGAAGAATCCACCAGCTTTTGCCATGTACACCGGCATTAGCGGATATCCCACAACATTTTTCTCAGTTCTCCCAGGACCTGGATACTGAGTGTGCTTCTGATACCAAACTAACATCAAGTGCACCGTAATTAATGCCAAGAAAATTCCAGGCAAAAGCAGCACATGCACTATGTATATCCGCGGAATAAATATCTCACCTGGGAATGCACCGCCAAAGGCGAAGAATGAAAGATAGGTTCCAACTACTGGAATTGACTGAATTATCGCATGCGCGATTCTTATTCCAGTTCCAGATAACAAATCATCAGGTAGTGAGTAGCCAAGGAATCCTTCAACTATTCCAAGAGTTAATAAGCCAATTCCTAAAATCCAGTTAAACTCACGAGGTTTACGGAAAGCACCGGTAAAGAAAACTCGCATCAAGTGAGCCACTATCGCTGCCATAAAAATAAGTGCAGCCCAGTGATGAATCTGGCGCATTAATAGGCCACCCCTAACATCAAATGAGATGTGCAAAGTGGAGGCGTATGCCGCGCTCATCTCAACATCTTTTAATGGTTGATAACTTCCTTCATAAACCACATGCCGCATTGATGGGTCAAACCAAAAAGTTAAAAAGGTTCCAGAGAGCAATAAAATCACAAATGAGTAGAGAGCGATTTCACCCAACATAAAGGACCAGTGGTCAGGAAAAACTTTTTGCAGATTTTTCTTCATCCAAGCGGCAGCACCAGTTCGCTCATCAACGTAATTTGCTACATTGCCGGCAATTCGCTCACGTGCGGTCATGATTTTCTCTCCCAGAAGCTAGGTCCAACCGCTTCCGTAAATGGTTGTTTCGCAATCAAATATCCATCTGCATCGACGGTAATGGCCAATTGTGGCAGAGGTCTAGCTGATGGACCAAAGATAACCTTTGCGGCACGGGTCACATCAAATGTTGATTGATGGCATGGGCAGAGTAAATGTTTGGTGGTTTGTTCATATAAAGCAACTGCGCATCCCATGTGTGAGCAAATCTTGGAGAAGGCGATGATGCCCTCATGAGTCCAAGAAAGCCGTTCTGCATCTAATTGAAACTCAGATGGCCGTAATCTAATTAACAACACCGCATCCTTTGCAATATCCTCTAAGTGACGCTCTTTTCCTGGGGCAATCTCTGGCATAACTTGGGCAACACCACCAACTTCAAGATCACTAGCTTTAATTGGTCTGTCACCTGGATCTGTCACCAATCTCGTTCCGGTTTTCCAACTAGTTTCATTTAGAGAGTTACCAGGAAGTGGTCCTAAATCTCGCAGCATCACCACCGCAGGTAGACCCGCTAAACCAAGGGCTGCAAATAGTGAGCGCTTGATTAATGGCCTTCTTCCTAAACCTGCCTCTTCGGCGCCAACCTTTACAGCTTTAACAAACTCAGATCTATCTTCCTCTGCTGAACGCATAGTGTGGCGTTGAGCAATCACCTCTTGATCTGGCATCAAAGTCTTTGCCCAATGGACTGCGCCAAAACCAATAAATAACAATCCAAATGCAACACCGAGGCCAATCCCTAATTGTTGGGCGTTGGTATTGCCCATCACCGGTATAAAAATAAA encodes:
- a CDS encoding DUF3043 domain-containing protein, with protein sequence MSEKKGKPTPKRKESEAKLKLSPLSPNASKATKKVLKEQTRQRRLEARAAYMRGEESALPIRDRGEARRFVRNYVDERKSVTEYFLIIIMVVLILTIIPIPAVQLAAVAVMYSSMIFITLDGILLSRRIKKMVKEKFPSEPTRGIGMYGWMRATQLRRLRAPAPQTVIQKRNRKIIT
- the nadA gene encoding quinolinate synthase NadA, giving the protein MGITELMVLGAAADPNSERGVSCEGQLPAASDKSLVDRAMAAKKALGSKAMVLGHHYQRDEVIAFADIRGDSFKLAQAAAENKQAEFIFFCGVHFMAESADILTADNQKVILPDLAAGCSMADMATASQVADCWQVLNKIGVAGKTIPITYMNSSAAIKAFTGKNNGAVCTSSNAARAMKWAFEKGEKVLFLPDQHLGRNTAVLSLGLKLSDCVLYNPWKPNGGLTDDQIKNSKVILWRGHCSVHGRFSLQNIADVRQKIPGVKVLVHPECQHDVVSNADVVGSTEMIIKTVKESAAGSKWAVGTELNLVQRLANENPDKEVVFLDKTLCYCSTMNRIDLPHLVWAMESLVGGQLVNQIKVKPDIAKYAKVALDQMLALP
- a CDS encoding HesB/IscA family protein — translated: MSMSTETTTPAIISTGIGLTDVAAEKVSSLLKQEGRDDLSLRVAVQPGGCSGLRYQLYFDDRSLDGDTVVEFGAAKVKVVTDKMSTPYLMGAKIDFVDTIEKQGFTIDNPNAQGSCACGDSFN
- a CDS encoding carbohydrate kinase family protein, encoding MKVAVAGSVGGDHIMSFGGKFTDSLVAGSLSKVSLSFLVDTLQIRRGGCGANISFGMGALGLNPILIAAVGKDWVDYQAWLNRHGVDTSHVLVSKTLHTATFMVTTDTELNQIASFFPGAMSEARNIELAPIIAKTGKFDLLVISPDDPQAMMAYSQMARDLKIPVAADPSQQLARMDGKEIAQLIDGAKYLFLNEYELALAIQKTGWTDRQLFDRVQVRVVTLGSKGAQIEEHGKETIYVGVPKEKAKLDPTGVGDNFRSGFIAGLAWGLSHERCGQLGSMLATYCIETTGTQEYHFTKDEFLSRFEVAYGKSGADEVKPHLNVRLVG
- a CDS encoding aminotransferase class V-fold PLP-dependent enzyme, encoding MVRITADFQQERVLHPAALSLLSEFFTNGWADPNKLNNTSRQAAILLQQVRQTFATALNARPDEIEFLGEVDLGFQLGITGLLKAESKLYYSKIDRQKIFAVATTEQNLGRSTTCLPVDGNGEIADFTCGPQDVICWQVANGESGNLQKVIKKQALIFADCTASGVDHLPEFEYQTALFDSASWQGPAGLGVLVIKSAEKWRNPLPHNDLTRTPGTFSIPLALASAVALENYLKEIDIRSQLKQQIIAFIKSEIADVDIASSAESLPKFVSFSIKGIEADRALLALEELGFAVDSGSACKSADMQPSHVLAAMGRPIAGNLRLTIHKDISEKMVKEFCQALKITVAKLR
- the coxB gene encoding cytochrome c oxidase subunit II, which gives rise to MSPLAGKSSLLPLALLPLLTACSKADVSGLGFEEGISSVNDASLSLWQGAWIAAAVVGVFTLILILWPVFFHRKKDESFPKQTQYNIPVEVAYTVIPFIIVAVLFYFTVQRESKIVKITPDAQVSHFIDVLGFQWSWQFKYRDAGEYKSATVTGTPAQPPTLYLPQGEKVRFTLDANDVVHGFWIPAFMIQMQNLPGVTNKLEFTANKLGTYPGRCNILCGRNHSQMLFSVKVVTPAEYEQYLQGLVAEEKAAVA
- the ctaD gene encoding cytochrome c oxidase subunit I, whose amino-acid sequence is MTTYAQRPVISASPSAPLPTSKGRLLVKWLTSTDHKTIGYLYLITSFTWFLIAGLMALLLRGELARPGMQFLSNEQYNQIFTMHGTIMLLMFATPLFVGFANVIMPLQIGAADVAFPRLNMLSYWLYLFGGTIAFIGFITPGGAASFGWTAYAPLSSVEYSPGIGADLWLIGLAIGGLGTILGGVNFVTTILTMRAPGMTMFRMSIFSWNVLLTSILVLIAFPPLAAAFLALESDRLFGSHIFDPANGGAMLWQHLFWFFGHPEVYILALPFFGIATEILPVFSRKPIFGYKGLIAATIAIAALSVAVWAHHMYASGQVLLPFFSFMTFLIGVPTGVKFFNWIGTMWRGSVTFETPMLFVLGFLITFLFGGITGIILASPPLDFAVSASYFVVAHFHYVLFGTVVFAMFAGFYFWWPKMTGRMLDETLGKIHFWTLFFGFHITFLIQHWLGIKGFPRRYADYLASDGFTFMNMVSTVGSGLLALSMIPFFLNLWQSRTSPKVTSDDPWGHGSSLEWATSCPPPRHNFTSMPRIRSERPAFDLHYPHMAEKATH
- a CDS encoding cytochrome c oxidase subunit 4; translated protein: MKTSWILFVGLSLFYVILAVIYWQVGGEPVGITAISLSAGLALIVGFYLWFTSRRLGNLLPEDNQQGEIADSAGEIGFFSPHSWWPLPVALSACAMGVGLVIGWWLVLIALGSLLISILGFVLEYERPSSSVH
- a CDS encoding SRPBCC family protein — encoded protein: MKERAQIVDTGVPLFFKAQIEINAPAKKIFDFISIPANHPLMDGSGMVKGTLMGPAQLYLGAKFGMKMKLGVPYFIKNQVIEFQEGKVIAWRHLLHNVWRYELTEIDANTTVVCESWDGRQARSKWWVSDSGDWVPKAMAKTLVKLKGLMQG